From Larus michahellis chromosome 5, bLarMic1.1, whole genome shotgun sequence, the proteins below share one genomic window:
- the GC gene encoding vitamin D-binding protein produces the protein MRPALGLLLLLATTHAMHRGKAYVRDKVCQEYKILGKENFRTLTIVANSRKYSNATFEEISHLVREIVSLAETCCTESADPSCYDAGSSALSAKSCGGSSPFPSHPGTAGCCAQEGLEQKLCLAALRHSPQQLPRYLQPSNEELCQAFQKDPKDFADRFLHEYSSSYGQAPLPVLLGSTTTFLSMVSTCCISPAPTACFLKEKLERKTLSLLTLMSNRVCSRFAAYGKDKVTVSYLASLAQKMPSASFEDLFPLAEDAAEVFSQCCDSVDEDCMPKKLSEHTAKACDALGPRDKRFATCCQGKNLVQNYFCISALPPAPAPTLPPAPKPTDGQLCGEEGARRAKRYLFELARRHTTIPDAVLGKLYDASEKARGECCSAKDPPACLDSKRLRMGEELPPFLEKAEQLCGQYTQLNFLDFKKRLRESLAQTMADASPELLGQLVEQRADFASTCCPPNSPPLYCADKVSSELGEACDGGSCLLG, from the exons ATGAGGCCAGCTCTcggcctgctgctgcttttggccACCACGCATGCCATGCACCGAG GTAAAGCTTATGTCCGGGACAAAGTCTGCCAGGAGTACAAGATCCTGGGGAAGGAGAACTTCCGAACCCT gaCCATCGTTGCCAACAGCAGGAAATACTCCAACGCCACCTTTGAGGAGATCTCCCACCTCGTCCGCGAAATCGTCTCCTTGGCCGAAACCTGCTGCACCGAAAGTGCCGACCCCTCCTGCTACGATGCCGGG TCCTCAGCTCTGTCGGCCAAATCCTGCGGTGGCAGCTCGCCCTTCCCGTCCCACCCCGGCACGGCCGGCTGCTGCgcccaggaggggctggagcagaagcTGTGCCTGGCCGCCCTGCGACActccccccagcagctgccccgCTACCTCCAGCCCTCCAACGAGGAGCTCTGCCAGGCCTTCCAGAAGGACCCCAAGGACTTCGCGGACAG GTTTCTACACGAGTACTCCAGCAGCTACGGCCAAGCACCCCTGCCCGTGCTCCTGGGAtccaccaccaccttcctctcCATGGTCTCCACCTGCTGCATCTCCCCCGCGCCCACCGCCTGCTTCCTGAAGGAG aaactggaaaggaaaacccTTTCCCTCCTCACCCTGATGTCAAACCGGGTGTGCTCCCGCTTCGCGGCGTATGGGAAGGACAAAGTCACCGTAAG CTACCTGGCCTCGCTGGCTCAGAAGATGCCCAGCGCGTCCTTCGAGGACCTTTTCCCCCTGGCAGAAGATGCTGCCGAGGTCTTTTCCCAGTGCTGCGACTCAGTGGACGAGGACTGCATGCCCAAGAAG TTATCGGAGCACACGGCCAAAGCCTGCGACGCGCTGGGCCCCCGGGACAAAAGGTTTGCCACCTGCTGCCAGGGGAAAAACCTGGTGCAGAACTATTTCTGCATCTCCGCcttgccaccggcgcccgcccCCACGCTGCCGCCGGCCCCGAAGCCCACCGACGGGCAGCTCTGCGGTGAGGAGGGGGCTCGCCGTGCCAAGAG gtACCTGTTTGAGCTGGCCCGGAGGCACACTACCATCCCCGACGCCGTCCTCGGCAAGCTATACGACGCCTCCGAAAAAGCCAGGGGGGAGTGCTGCTCTGCCAAGGACCCCCCCGCCTGCCTGGACAGCAAG CGCCTGCGGATGGGAGAAGAGCTGCCCCCCTTCCTGGAAAAGGCCGAGCAGCTCTGCGGGCAGTACACCCAGTTGAATTTCCTCGACTTCAAGAAGAG GCTGCGGGAGAGCTTGGCACAGACGATGGCGGACGCCAGCCCcgagctgctggggcagctggtGGAGCAGCGAGCCGACTTCGCCTCCACCTGCTGCCCCCCAAACTCACCCCCCCTCTACTGTGCCGACAAG gtGAGCTCGGAGCTGGGGGAGGCGTGCGACGGGGGGTCCTGCCTGCTGGGATAA